One genomic segment of Hevea brasiliensis isolate MT/VB/25A 57/8 chromosome 3, ASM3005281v1, whole genome shotgun sequence includes these proteins:
- the LOC110664786 gene encoding probable E3 ubiquitin-protein ligase BAH1-like isoform X2 — protein sequence MKFEETFMEYLHGDKERLLDKYSHVEYKRLKKVLKSCRTCQALHNSCQSEQDQGDKDNSTLSQLCQCQSCPYIAGCFSSRVRHLLHLHVARGMQRYALRLRQCFKNNQQAMVEEGWMLIEYITMSATAIDKILNKYDKVHSSVNGKNFKSKMRAEHLELLHSPWLIELGAFYLNFNGSDSGEFSEFCGHFFCDLNATEPVIMLRLPNSAKLEYSLTCAICLETVFNPYALSCGHLFCKSCACSAASVLIFQGLKAATPDAKCAVCREAGVYANSVHMLELDLLLKTRCKEYWKERMVAERAEMVKQTKEYWDLQARYLKYF from the exons ATGAAGTTTGAGGAGACTTTCATGGAGTATCTGCATGGAGATAAGGAGAGGCTTTTGGATAAATACTCCCATGTTGAATACAAGAGACTTAAGAAAGTTCTAAAGAGCTGTAGGACTTGTCAAGCATTGCATAATTCTTGTCAAAGTGAACAAGATCAAGGAGATAAGGACAATTCCACTTTGTCTCAATTGTGTCAATGTCAATCTTGCCCAT ATATAGCTGGATGCTTTAGTTCCAGAGTTAGACATCTCCTCCATCTTCATGTTGCTAGAGGAATGCAAAGATATGCACTGAGACTACGTCAGTGCTTTAAAAATAATCAGCAAGCCATGGTAGAAGAAGGTTGGATGTTGATTGAATATATTACAATGAGTGCAACCGCTATTGACAAAATCCTAAATAAATACGATAAA GTGCATAGCTCTGTCAATGGTAAGAATTTCAAATCTAAGATGCGGGCCGAGCACCTAGAGCTTTTGCATTCACCTTGGCTAATAGAGTTGGGAgccttttatttgaattttaatgGATCAGATAGTGGAGAATTTAGTGAGTTTTGTGGTCATTTTTTCTGTGATCTCAATGCTACAGAACCTGTCATAATGCTGAGGCTTCCAAACTCTGCAAAGCTAGAATATAGTCTAACTTGTGCCATTTGCTTG GAGACGGTTTTTAATCCATATGCCTTGAGCTGTGGGCATCTTTTTTGCAAGTCTTGTGCTTGCTCAGCCGCTTCTGTATTGATATTTCAAGGCCTTAAAGCTGCAACTCCAGATGCAAAGTGTGCTGTCTGCAGAGAG GCTGGAGTATATGCTAATTCGGTGCACATGTTGGAACTAGATCTGCTATTGAAAACAAG GTGCAAAGAGTATTGGAAGGAGAGGATGGTTGCCGAACGGGCTGAGATGGTGAAACAAACCAAAGAATATTGGGATTTGCAGGCAAGATACTTGAAATACTTTTGA
- the LOC110664786 gene encoding probable E3 ubiquitin-protein ligase BAH1-like isoform X3 has product MKFEETFMEYLHGDKERLLDKYSHVEYKRLKKVLKSCRTCQALHNSCQSEQDQGDKDNSTLSQLCQCQSCPLCDQMFFTELMKEASDIAGCFSSRVRHLLHLHVARGMQRYALRLRQCFKNNQQAMVEEGWMLIEYITMSATAIDKILNKYDKVHSSVNGKNFKSKMRAEHLELLHSPWLIELGAFYLNFNGSDSGEFSEFCGHFFCDLNATEPVIMLRLPNSAKLEYSLTCAICLETVFNPYALSCGHLFCKSCACSAASVLIFQGLKAATPDAKCAVCRELLKARLDHQEPSPLPSASGWSIC; this is encoded by the exons ATGAAGTTTGAGGAGACTTTCATGGAGTATCTGCATGGAGATAAGGAGAGGCTTTTGGATAAATACTCCCATGTTGAATACAAGAGACTTAAGAAAGTTCTAAAGAGCTGTAGGACTTGTCAAGCATTGCATAATTCTTGTCAAAGTGAACAAGATCAAGGAGATAAGGACAATTCCACTTTGTCTCAATTGTGTCAATGTCAATCTTGCCCAT TGTGCGATCAAATGTTCTTTACTGAACTGATGAAAGAAGCTTCAGATATAGCTGGATGCTTTAGTTCCAGAGTTAGACATCTCCTCCATCTTCATGTTGCTAGAGGAATGCAAAGATATGCACTGAGACTACGTCAGTGCTTTAAAAATAATCAGCAAGCCATGGTAGAAGAAGGTTGGATGTTGATTGAATATATTACAATGAGTGCAACCGCTATTGACAAAATCCTAAATAAATACGATAAA GTGCATAGCTCTGTCAATGGTAAGAATTTCAAATCTAAGATGCGGGCCGAGCACCTAGAGCTTTTGCATTCACCTTGGCTAATAGAGTTGGGAgccttttatttgaattttaatgGATCAGATAGTGGAGAATTTAGTGAGTTTTGTGGTCATTTTTTCTGTGATCTCAATGCTACAGAACCTGTCATAATGCTGAGGCTTCCAAACTCTGCAAAGCTAGAATATAGTCTAACTTGTGCCATTTGCTTG GAGACGGTTTTTAATCCATATGCCTTGAGCTGTGGGCATCTTTTTTGCAAGTCTTGTGCTTGCTCAGCCGCTTCTGTATTGATATTTCAAGGCCTTAAAGCTGCAACTCCAGATGCAAAGTGTGCTGTCTGCAGAGAG TTGCTCAAGGCCAGACTTGATCACCAGGAACCTAGTCCTCTACCCTCAGCATCTG GCTGGAGTATATGCTAA
- the LOC110664786 gene encoding probable E3 ubiquitin-protein ligase BAH1-like isoform X1: protein MKFEETFMEYLHGDKERLLDKYSHVEYKRLKKVLKSCRTCQALHNSCQSEQDQGDKDNSTLSQLCQCQSCPLCDQMFFTELMKEASDIAGCFSSRVRHLLHLHVARGMQRYALRLRQCFKNNQQAMVEEGWMLIEYITMSATAIDKILNKYDKVHSSVNGKNFKSKMRAEHLELLHSPWLIELGAFYLNFNGSDSGEFSEFCGHFFCDLNATEPVIMLRLPNSAKLEYSLTCAICLETVFNPYALSCGHLFCKSCACSAASVLIFQGLKAATPDAKCAVCREAGVYANSVHMLELDLLLKTRCKEYWKERMVAERAEMVKQTKEYWDLQARYLKYF, encoded by the exons ATGAAGTTTGAGGAGACTTTCATGGAGTATCTGCATGGAGATAAGGAGAGGCTTTTGGATAAATACTCCCATGTTGAATACAAGAGACTTAAGAAAGTTCTAAAGAGCTGTAGGACTTGTCAAGCATTGCATAATTCTTGTCAAAGTGAACAAGATCAAGGAGATAAGGACAATTCCACTTTGTCTCAATTGTGTCAATGTCAATCTTGCCCAT TGTGCGATCAAATGTTCTTTACTGAACTGATGAAAGAAGCTTCAGATATAGCTGGATGCTTTAGTTCCAGAGTTAGACATCTCCTCCATCTTCATGTTGCTAGAGGAATGCAAAGATATGCACTGAGACTACGTCAGTGCTTTAAAAATAATCAGCAAGCCATGGTAGAAGAAGGTTGGATGTTGATTGAATATATTACAATGAGTGCAACCGCTATTGACAAAATCCTAAATAAATACGATAAA GTGCATAGCTCTGTCAATGGTAAGAATTTCAAATCTAAGATGCGGGCCGAGCACCTAGAGCTTTTGCATTCACCTTGGCTAATAGAGTTGGGAgccttttatttgaattttaatgGATCAGATAGTGGAGAATTTAGTGAGTTTTGTGGTCATTTTTTCTGTGATCTCAATGCTACAGAACCTGTCATAATGCTGAGGCTTCCAAACTCTGCAAAGCTAGAATATAGTCTAACTTGTGCCATTTGCTTG GAGACGGTTTTTAATCCATATGCCTTGAGCTGTGGGCATCTTTTTTGCAAGTCTTGTGCTTGCTCAGCCGCTTCTGTATTGATATTTCAAGGCCTTAAAGCTGCAACTCCAGATGCAAAGTGTGCTGTCTGCAGAGAG GCTGGAGTATATGCTAATTCGGTGCACATGTTGGAACTAGATCTGCTATTGAAAACAAG GTGCAAAGAGTATTGGAAGGAGAGGATGGTTGCCGAACGGGCTGAGATGGTGAAACAAACCAAAGAATATTGGGATTTGCAGGCAAGATACTTGAAATACTTTTGA